One region of Glycine max cultivar Williams 82 chromosome 9, Glycine_max_v4.0, whole genome shotgun sequence genomic DNA includes:
- the LOC100807117 gene encoding calcium-binding protein CAST — protein MVMGQQKIALAPPSSSFRLRSRSLNSLRLRRIFDMFDKNGDGTITVTEISQALSLLGLDADVAELESMTKLYIRPGNEGLTYEDFMALHESLGETYFGLVQDEEEQQQDSDLWEAFKVFDENGDGYISAKELQMVLGKLGLVEGNLMDNVHRMIGSVDTNHDGRVDFDEFKEMMRATIVPASA, from the coding sequence ATGGTAATGGGACAACAGAAAATCGCCCTCGCCCCTCCCTCTTCGTCCTTCCGCCTCCGCAGCCGCAGCCTCAACTCCCTCCGCCTCCGCCGCATCTTCGACATGTTCGACAAGAACGGCGACGGCACCATCACCGTCACGGAGATCAGCCAGGCGCTGAGCCTCCTCGGCCTGGACGCCGACGTGGCGGAGCTGGAGTCCATGACGAAACTCTACATAAGACCCGGCAACGAGGGACTCACGTACGAGGATTTCATGGCGCTGCACGAGTCGCTGGGTGAGACCTACTTTGGGTTGGTCCAGGACGAGGAGGAGCAGCAGCAGGATTCGGATCTGTGGGAGGCGTTTAAGGTTTTCGACGAGAACGGCGACGGTTACATCTCCGCCAAGGAGTTGCAGATGGTGCTGGGGAAACTTGGCTTGGTTGAAGGAAATTTGATGGACAATGTTCATAGGATGATTGGATCTGTCGACACCAACCACGATGGTCGTGTTGATTTCGATGAGTTTAAGGAAATGATGCGCGCCACTATTGTCCCGGCCAGTGCTTGA